The Sphaerospermopsis torques-reginae ITEP-024 genome has a window encoding:
- a CDS encoding ATP-binding protein, which translates to MSQDLLKAFQQAYRNLELLPLIEQKDLSQFRVDYGSEVIEELEQLVEDSPNGDGKIIFTGHRGCGKSTLLAEFSRRLADRYFVVLFSISETIEMSDVNHVNILFAIAVNLMYEAEARQVEIPKSTKDAFYKWFATRIKTETETLEAEVSGGFDLLKLFKSALKVNASVRNEIKQEFERKISDLVARINEMAAIIQATLKKEVLVIIDDLDKLELERVNYIYRDNIKALCQPNFRIIYTIPIAVLRDKFLRPLIETETNDQVVVMPVLKLFEKGQSRQPHPQPRSQAKDVLCEILQKRIADELIEPKAAEQIVLNSGGVLRELIRIANECCRICLRLIRRKPGEAMIINEQILDEAVNNIRNDFAVPLGKLDYAILQTTYQNFTPDDPKEPEFLDLLHGLYVLEYRNRKNWYDVHPIVVELLKEQGLINAN; encoded by the coding sequence ATGTCTCAAGATTTGTTAAAAGCATTTCAACAAGCTTATCGAAATTTGGAATTGTTACCACTGATAGAACAGAAAGATTTATCACAGTTTAGAGTTGATTATGGTTCTGAGGTAATTGAGGAATTAGAACAGTTAGTTGAAGATAGTCCTAATGGTGATGGCAAGATTATTTTTACAGGACATCGTGGTTGTGGTAAGTCTACTTTGTTGGCTGAGTTTTCACGCAGATTAGCAGACCGTTATTTTGTGGTTTTATTTTCGATTTCAGAAACTATTGAAATGTCAGATGTAAACCATGTTAATATTCTTTTTGCTATTGCAGTTAATTTAATGTATGAAGCGGAAGCACGTCAGGTAGAAATTCCTAAATCTACTAAGGATGCTTTTTATAAGTGGTTTGCAACGAGAATTAAGACGGAAACGGAAACTTTAGAAGCCGAAGTTTCTGGTGGGTTTGATTTACTGAAGTTATTTAAAAGTGCATTGAAAGTTAATGCTTCTGTGCGGAATGAAATTAAACAGGAGTTTGAACGTAAAATTTCTGATTTGGTTGCCAGAATTAATGAAATGGCAGCAATAATACAGGCAACTTTGAAAAAAGAAGTTTTAGTAATTATTGATGATTTGGATAAGTTAGAATTAGAAAGGGTTAATTACATTTATCGAGACAATATTAAAGCCTTATGTCAACCCAATTTTAGAATTATTTATACAATACCTATTGCTGTTTTAAGAGATAAGTTTCTCAGACCTTTAATTGAAACTGAAACAAATGATCAGGTTGTGGTGATGCCTGTTTTAAAGTTGTTTGAAAAAGGGCAAAGTCGTCAACCTCATCCCCAACCAAGAAGTCAAGCTAAAGATGTTTTATGTGAGATTTTACAAAAACGTATTGCTGATGAATTGATAGAACCAAAAGCAGCAGAACAAATTGTTTTAAATAGTGGTGGTGTATTACGAGAGTTGATTAGAATTGCTAATGAATGTTGTAGGATTTGTCTAAGACTAATTAGGCGTAAACCTGGGGAAGCTATGATTATTAATGAGCAGATTTTAGATGAAGCAGTGAATAATATTCGCAATGATTTCGCTGTTCCTTTAGGTAAGCTTGATTATGCAATTTTGCAAACTACTTATCAAAATTTTACACCTGATGATCCTAAAGAACCTGAGTTTTTAGATTTGCTGCATGGTCTTTATGTTTTAGAATATCGCAATCGTAAAAACTGGTATGATGTTCATCCCATTGTAGTTGAACTCTTGAAAGAACAGGGTTTGATAAATGCTAACTAA
- a CDS encoding NAD(P)H-quinone oxidoreductase subunit J, producing MADAESQESTIVPAGQVSQWLTENGFDHESLEADVNGVEIIKVAPEFLLPTATALYAYGFNCLQFQGGIDLGPGQDLVSVYHLIKVSDNADKPAEVRIKVFLPRENPVVPSVYWIWRTADWQERESYDMFGIIYEGHPNLKRILMPEDWVGWPLRKDYISPDFYELQDAY from the coding sequence GTGGCTGATGCAGAATCTCAAGAATCTACAATAGTTCCTGCGGGTCAGGTTTCCCAGTGGTTAACTGAAAATGGTTTTGACCATGAATCTCTGGAAGCTGATGTCAATGGTGTAGAAATTATTAAGGTTGCACCTGAGTTTTTACTTCCTACCGCTACTGCTTTGTATGCTTATGGGTTTAATTGTCTCCAGTTTCAAGGCGGTATTGATTTAGGTCCTGGGCAGGATTTAGTTAGTGTTTATCACTTGATTAAGGTAAGTGATAATGCTGATAAACCGGCTGAGGTAAGAATTAAAGTGTTTTTGCCTAGAGAAAATCCGGTTGTTCCTTCAGTGTATTGGATTTGGCGCACTGCTGACTGGCAAGAGCGTGAGTCCTATGATATGTTTGGGATTATCTATGAAGGTCATCCTAATTTGAAGCGGATTTTGATGCCGGAAGATTGGGTAGGTTGGCCTTTACGTAAGGATTACATCTCGCCTGATTTCTATGAGTTGCAAGACGCTTATTAG
- the ndhK gene encoding photosynthetic/respiratory NAD(P)H-quinone oxidoreductase subunit K, whose translation MVLNSNLTTQDKEQIINPIQRPTVTQELSENVILTTVDDLYNWARLSSLWPLLFGTACCFIEFAALIGSRFDFDRFGLIPRSSPRQADLLITAGTITMKMAPQLVRLYEQMPEPKYVIAMGACTITGGMFSVDSPSAVRGVDKLIPVDVYLPGCPPRPEAIIDAIIKLRKKIANDSMQERGQIKQTHRYYSTTHNMKPVPEILTGKYLQSETRYNPPKELTEAIGMPVPPALLTSQTKEEQKRG comes from the coding sequence ATGGTCTTAAATTCTAATCTAACCACCCAGGACAAAGAACAAATCATTAACCCCATCCAACGGCCTACAGTTACTCAAGAACTGTCAGAAAACGTAATTTTAACCACCGTTGATGACCTCTACAACTGGGCGCGGCTTTCTAGTTTGTGGCCTTTGCTGTTTGGTACAGCTTGTTGCTTCATTGAATTTGCGGCTTTAATTGGCTCTCGTTTTGATTTTGACCGTTTTGGGCTAATTCCTCGTTCTAGCCCCCGTCAAGCCGATTTACTTATCACTGCTGGCACAATTACCATGAAGATGGCTCCTCAATTGGTGCGTCTTTATGAGCAAATGCCCGAACCTAAGTATGTAATTGCTATGGGCGCTTGTACCATTACAGGGGGTATGTTCAGCGTTGACTCTCCCAGTGCAGTGCGTGGGGTTGATAAGCTGATTCCTGTAGATGTGTACTTACCTGGTTGTCCTCCCCGTCCAGAAGCGATTATTGATGCAATTATTAAATTGCGGAAGAAAATTGCTAATGATTCGATGCAAGAACGGGGTCAAATCAAGCAAACCCACCGCTATTACAGTACCACCCACAATATGAAGCCAGTTCCCGAAATTTTAACTGGTAAGTATTTACAATCAGAAACTCGCTACAACCCACCCAAGGAATTGACAGAAGCGATTGGTATGCCTGTACCACCTGCGTTGTTAACATCTCAGACAAAGGAGGAACAAAAGCGTGGCTGA
- the ndhC gene encoding photosynthetic/respiratory NAD(P)H-quinone oxidoreductase subunit C: MFVLSGYEYLLGFLILCSLVPALALSASKLLRPSSYSPERRTTYESGMEPFGGAWIQFNIRYYMFALVFVVFDVETVFLYPWAVAFHKLGLLAFIEALIFIAILVIALVYAWRKGALEWS; this comes from the coding sequence GTGTTTGTCCTTAGCGGTTATGAATATCTTCTAGGCTTCTTGATCCTTTGTAGCCTAGTTCCAGCCTTGGCGCTCTCAGCGTCAAAACTCCTTAGACCTAGTAGTTATAGCCCCGAACGGCGTACTACCTATGAATCCGGTATGGAACCCTTTGGTGGTGCTTGGATTCAATTCAATATTCGCTACTATATGTTTGCTCTCGTCTTTGTTGTATTTGACGTAGAGACAGTATTTCTATACCCTTGGGCGGTAGCCTTTCACAAATTAGGGTTACTGGCGTTTATTGAAGCACTGATTTTTATTGCGATTCTTGTAATCGCCTTAGTTTACGCATGGCGTAAAGGAGCATTGGAATGGTCTTAA
- a CDS encoding rubredoxin: MSEQAEEALETQALDRYECRACGYVYEPEKGDDKYDIPAGTEFADLPINWKCPVCTAKKVAFANIGPAGTASGFKENLGYGLGVNKLTPAQKNILIFGALALGFLFFISLYGLQ, from the coding sequence ATGAGTGAGCAAGCTGAAGAAGCTCTTGAGACTCAGGCGTTAGACCGTTATGAGTGTCGCGCCTGTGGTTATGTATATGAACCGGAGAAGGGAGACGATAAATATGATATCCCGGCGGGGACAGAGTTTGCAGACCTGCCAATCAATTGGAAGTGTCCAGTTTGCACCGCTAAAAAGGTAGCTTTTGCTAATATCGGTCCTGCGGGTACGGCATCTGGTTTCAAAGAAAACTTAGGTTATGGCTTAGGTGTAAATAAACTCACACCAGCGCAAAAGAATATCTTAATATTTGGTGCTTTAGCCCTTGGCTTCTTGTTTTTTATCAGTCTTTACGGCCTACAGTAA
- a CDS encoding photosynthesis system II assembly factor Ycf48 encodes MQSIFKRWQGIFAALIVVLACIGCSKVPSTTFNPWEVISVPTEEKLFDIAFTDDPNHGYLVGSNATLLETKDGGRTWQRLELAVDEPRSRFDSVSFAGQEGWIVGEPSLLLHTTDGGKSWSSLPLSQKLPGSPILVTALGEGTAEMATDVGAIYKTTDGGLNWKAQVETAVGVVRNLERSPDGKYIAVSAKGSFYSVWQPGMEAWEPHNRNSSRRLENMGFADNGQLWLLARGGQVQFSDPAKSDEWLDVEYPELSTSWGLLDLAYRTPDEIWIGGGSGNLLRSTDGGQTWEKDRDVEEVAANLYKVVFFSPDQGFIIGDHGILLKYNPNVAATSQPEAA; translated from the coding sequence ATGCAATCAATTTTCAAAAGGTGGCAAGGCATATTTGCCGCGTTAATAGTAGTCCTAGCTTGTATAGGTTGTAGCAAAGTTCCCTCTACAACTTTTAATCCTTGGGAAGTGATTAGTGTACCCACCGAGGAAAAACTGTTTGATATTGCTTTTACTGATGACCCCAATCATGGTTATTTAGTAGGTAGTAATGCCACTTTGTTGGAAACTAAAGACGGTGGTAGAACTTGGCAACGTTTAGAACTGGCTGTGGATGAGCCAAGATCCCGTTTTGACTCGGTAAGTTTTGCCGGTCAAGAAGGTTGGATCGTGGGAGAGCCTTCTTTGTTGCTGCATACTACTGATGGTGGGAAGTCTTGGTCTAGTTTACCTTTGAGTCAAAAATTACCCGGTAGTCCCATTTTGGTGACTGCACTGGGTGAAGGTACAGCCGAAATGGCAACTGATGTGGGCGCGATTTATAAAACTACCGATGGTGGTCTAAACTGGAAAGCACAGGTAGAAACTGCTGTGGGTGTGGTGCGGAACTTAGAGCGATCGCCCGATGGTAAATATATTGCTGTTTCTGCTAAAGGTAGTTTTTACTCAGTATGGCAACCAGGAATGGAAGCTTGGGAACCCCATAACCGCAACAGTTCCCGTCGTTTAGAAAATATGGGTTTTGCTGATAACGGTCAGTTGTGGTTATTAGCACGCGGTGGTCAAGTGCAATTTAGTGATCCAGCTAAATCAGATGAATGGTTAGATGTAGAATATCCAGAGTTGTCTACTAGCTGGGGTTTATTAGATTTAGCCTATCGCACACCTGATGAAATTTGGATTGGTGGTGGTAGCGGTAACTTGCTACGCAGTACCGACGGTGGCCAAACTTGGGAAAAAGACCGTGATGTGGAAGAAGTCGCTGCTAATCTGTACAAAGTTGTATTTTTTAGCCCAGATCAAGGTTTTATCATCGGTGATCACGGCATTTTGCTCAAATATAATCCCAATGTAGCTGCAACCTCTCAACCAGAGGCAGCTTAG
- the psbE gene encoding cytochrome b559 subunit alpha, with amino-acid sequence MSGTTGERPFSDIVTSIRYWVIHSITIPALFIAGWLFVSTGLVYDVFGTPRPNEYFTQVRQEVPIVSNRYEAKKQVETFIGK; translated from the coding sequence ATGTCAGGTACCACTGGAGAACGTCCATTTTCGGACATTGTTACCAGTATTCGTTACTGGGTAATTCACAGCATCACCATCCCAGCTTTATTTATTGCTGGTTGGTTATTTGTCAGCACCGGTCTGGTTTACGATGTTTTTGGTACACCCCGTCCTAACGAGTATTTCACTCAAGTACGTCAAGAAGTACCCATCGTTAGCAACCGTTACGAAGCTAAGAAACAAGTAGAAACATTTATCGGAAAGTAA
- the psbF gene encoding cytochrome b559 subunit beta — protein MATGNNVNQPVTYPIFTVRWLAVHTLGVPTVFFLGAIAAMQFIQR, from the coding sequence ATGGCTACCGGCAATAACGTCAATCAACCTGTTACTTATCCTATTTTTACCGTCCGTTGGCTGGCGGTTCACACTTTAGGCGTACCTACTGTCTTCTTTTTAGGTGCGATCGCAGCAATGCAGTTTATTCAACGTTAG
- a CDS encoding photosystem II reaction center protein L, whose amino-acid sequence MERTPNPNQQPVELNRTSLYLGLLLIFVLGILFSSYFFN is encoded by the coding sequence ATGGAAAGAACGCCTAATCCTAATCAACAACCTGTTGAACTAAACCGTACTTCTTTGTACCTGGGACTACTATTGATTTTCGTTCTCGGTATTCTATTCTCCAGTTACTTCTTTAACTAA
- a CDS encoding photosystem II reaction center protein J: MSGTGRIPLWVVATIAGLGVITVVGIFFYGAYAGIGSSL; the protein is encoded by the coding sequence GTGTCTGGAACTGGGAGAATTCCCCTGTGGGTTGTCGCTACAATCGCAGGTTTAGGTGTAATTACTGTTGTAGGTATTTTCTTTTATGGAGCCTACGCTGGAATCGGTTCTTCATTATAA
- a CDS encoding MFS transporter: MNRHFWITALIAFVNSLSLTILIPIIYLYGKQFELSDFHTSLLFSVYSISQFFATPVIGKLSDRFGRKPLLIISLAGTVIANFIAGNATVAWLLFFARFLDGITGGNVSVAQAVISDITSPQNRAQAFGIYGAAMGLGFVLGPAISLFAQQISLGTAFLASGAVAFIALLITALFLPETLQKQSPKPKNIFDLGLGNLIKGLAMPGVGILLFINFLLGTTFTMFTYAFQPYFIKVLNQNSQSLTLLFLTFGTLGVIMQTWGISILKEKFDVVKILFLGLFFRSLSFFLMPIWANINYFVVVSILFSLFNSLVQPMISTLISLNAKPEEQGTALGLNASYLSISNGIGPVIAGMIVQQSRPITYGYPLYLAGICTFLVLAFAIYNRQRYTPIN; this comes from the coding sequence ATGAATCGTCATTTTTGGATTACTGCTTTAATTGCCTTTGTTAACTCTCTCAGTTTGACAATTTTAATTCCCATTATTTACCTTTATGGTAAACAATTTGAACTGAGTGATTTTCACACCAGTTTATTATTTTCTGTTTACTCAATATCTCAATTTTTCGCTACTCCTGTTATTGGTAAATTATCAGATAGATTTGGACGTAAGCCTTTATTAATTATCAGTTTAGCAGGTACGGTAATTGCTAACTTTATTGCTGGCAATGCGACAGTAGCCTGGTTGCTATTTTTTGCCAGATTTTTAGATGGTATTACAGGTGGTAATGTTTCTGTTGCTCAAGCTGTGATTTCTGATATTACCAGTCCCCAAAATCGCGCCCAAGCTTTTGGTATTTATGGGGCGGCGATGGGATTAGGGTTTGTTTTAGGACCTGCTATCAGTTTGTTTGCACAGCAGATTTCTTTAGGGACCGCGTTTTTAGCTTCTGGTGCAGTGGCGTTTATCGCTTTATTAATAACAGCTTTATTTTTACCAGAAACTCTGCAAAAACAATCGCCAAAACCTAAAAACATTTTTGATTTAGGTTTAGGAAATTTAATTAAAGGTTTAGCAATGCCAGGAGTGGGCATTTTGCTATTCATTAACTTTTTGCTTGGTACAACTTTTACAATGTTTACTTATGCTTTTCAACCTTACTTTATTAAAGTTCTAAATCAAAATAGTCAATCGTTAACTCTTTTATTTTTAACTTTTGGTACGCTAGGCGTGATTATGCAAACTTGGGGAATTTCTATACTCAAAGAAAAATTTGATGTCGTCAAAATATTATTTTTAGGTTTGTTTTTCCGCAGTTTGTCATTTTTCTTGATGCCAATTTGGGCTAATATTAATTATTTTGTCGTAGTTAGTATATTATTTTCACTTTTTAATTCTCTGGTGCAACCGATGATTAGCACATTAATTTCTCTCAATGCTAAACCGGAAGAGCAGGGAACTGCATTAGGATTGAATGCTTCTTATTTAAGTATTTCCAATGGTATTGGTCCTGTCATTGCGGGAATGATTGTCCAGCAATCTCGGCCGATAACTTATGGCTATCCTTTATATTTAGCAGGAATATGCACCTTTTTAGTTTTAGCTTTTGCCATATATAATCGTCAAAGATATACACCAATTAATTGA
- a CDS encoding DUF2382 domain-containing protein — MNEEDTKDTKDTQEEKIISLLEERLFIDHNKQKVGEVIVRKEIETEMIQVPVRREKLIVEQVSPEHKQLAEIDLSHGEISGLELIEEISEVTSVARGLTVSGEFISPKIASLLLNAIAQEKNHGCQQVKITIYVENQSQQQKYQEWFNRCSHSSHI, encoded by the coding sequence ATGAACGAAGAAGACACGAAGGACACTAAGGACACACAGGAAGAAAAGATTATCTCTCTTCTAGAAGAAAGGTTGTTTATTGATCATAATAAACAAAAGGTAGGAGAGGTAATTGTTCGCAAAGAAATCGAAACTGAAATGATCCAAGTTCCTGTGAGACGGGAAAAATTGATTGTTGAACAAGTGAGTCCAGAGCATAAACAACTAGCAGAAATTGATTTAAGTCACGGGGAAATTTCTGGACTTGAGTTAATTGAAGAAATATCAGAAGTTACCAGTGTTGCGAGGGGTTTAACTGTTAGTGGAGAGTTTATTTCACCAAAGATTGCTAGTTTGTTGTTAAATGCGATCGCTCAAGAAAAAAATCATGGTTGTCAACAAGTCAAAATCACAATTTATGTAGAAAATCAGTCCCAACAGCAAAAGTATCAAGAGTGGTTTAACCGCTGTTCTCATTCTTCTCATATTTAA
- a CDS encoding DUF2382 domain-containing protein, whose protein sequence is MVLYKLEDFDPQYRTTFEDKDIKGLGVYTERTDEKIGTVHDALVDENGHFRYLVVDLGFWIFGKKVLLPIGRTRIDYGNDRVYAIGLTREQAEDLPEFNERLTADYDYEERVRGVYRQPEYRTPPVEASTPVESPVPVDATGVATTAVTTTSTATTTPTYTPDTYRYEHEPELFGLNDQDHQTLKLYQERLIANKHRRKVGDVTVGKHVETETARVSVPVEREHVVIERVTPEDAGRAVSPREADFHEGEVARMEIHEETPEVRKEAFVREEVRVKKVVEQDTVETQDTVRREELDVNAPNLPIEER, encoded by the coding sequence ATGGTTCTTTACAAATTAGAAGATTTTGATCCTCAGTATCGCACTACTTTTGAAGACAAAGACATCAAGGGATTAGGAGTATATACAGAAAGAACAGATGAAAAAATCGGTACAGTCCATGATGCTTTAGTTGATGAAAATGGACATTTTCGCTATTTAGTAGTTGACTTAGGCTTTTGGATTTTTGGTAAAAAAGTTTTACTACCTATTGGTCGCACCCGCATAGACTATGGTAATGATCGCGTTTATGCTATAGGTTTAACCAGAGAACAAGCAGAAGATTTACCTGAATTTAACGAACGTCTAACAGCAGATTACGACTATGAAGAACGGGTGCGCGGAGTATATCGTCAACCCGAATACCGCACCCCACCTGTAGAAGCATCAACCCCTGTAGAATCACCAGTACCTGTAGACGCGACAGGAGTAGCAACAACCGCAGTAACAACCACCTCTACAGCCACAACTACACCAACTTACACCCCTGATACCTACCGCTACGAACATGAACCGGAGTTATTTGGATTAAATGACCAAGATCATCAAACTCTAAAACTGTATCAAGAACGGCTTATTGCTAATAAACATCGCCGCAAAGTGGGGGATGTAACTGTTGGTAAGCACGTAGAAACTGAAACTGCACGAGTATCAGTACCAGTAGAAAGAGAACACGTTGTTATTGAGCGTGTCACTCCTGAAGATGCTGGTAGAGCAGTTTCTCCCCGTGAAGCTGACTTCCATGAAGGTGAAGTTGCTCGCATGGAAATCCACGAAGAAACCCCGGAAGTTAGAAAAGAAGCTTTTGTGCGGGAAGAAGTGAGAGTGAAAAAAGTTGTAGAGCAAGATACTGTGGAAACTCAAGACACTGTGCGTCGGGAAGAGTTAGATGTTAATGCTCCTAATCTCCCGATTGAAGAAAGATAA
- a CDS encoding DUF2382 domain-containing protein: MPLYKLEEFDPNYRETFGGDDIKSLNLYTEGGTEVGAVADALVDENGRFRYLVIDTSLDSVGKKILLPIGLARINYPAGCVYVDGLSKQQVEHLPEYRENIIVDQSFEELVRTVYRSNLGTVTYELETYNYEQEPTLYGLNEQYHQTLRLYQERLIANKHRVKTGEVALGKHIETETARVTVPIEKERVVIDRVQTPEIGTMVDPNEIKFQAGEVAHIDVYQETPEIHKEAFVREEVRVRKVVDRDIVEAEDTIRREELDINTSGDLNINENRA, translated from the coding sequence ATGCCTCTTTATAAACTAGAAGAATTTGATCCAAACTATCGTGAAACCTTTGGAGGAGATGATATTAAAAGTTTGAATCTCTATACCGAAGGAGGAACAGAAGTAGGTGCAGTTGCTGATGCTTTAGTCGATGAAAATGGCAGGTTTAGATATTTAGTTATTGATACAAGTTTAGATTCTGTTGGTAAGAAAATATTACTACCCATTGGACTAGCTCGCATCAATTATCCTGCTGGATGTGTCTATGTCGATGGACTTAGCAAGCAGCAAGTAGAACATTTACCTGAGTACCGAGAAAACATCATCGTTGATCAATCATTTGAAGAATTGGTACGCACTGTCTATCGTTCTAACCTTGGTACTGTAACTTATGAACTGGAAACTTACAACTACGAACAAGAACCAACTTTATATGGTTTAAATGAGCAATATCATCAAACTCTCAGACTTTATCAAGAACGTCTAATTGCCAATAAACATCGGGTGAAAACGGGAGAAGTAGCCCTTGGTAAACACATTGAAACTGAAACTGCACGGGTAACAGTACCTATTGAAAAAGAAAGAGTTGTTATTGATAGAGTTCAAACACCAGAGATAGGTACAATGGTAGACCCCAATGAAATCAAATTTCAAGCAGGGGAAGTAGCACATATAGATGTTTATCAAGAAACTCCAGAAATTCATAAAGAAGCATTTGTTCGTGAAGAAGTGCGAGTCAGAAAAGTGGTAGATCGGGATATTGTCGAAGCAGAAGACACGATTCGCCGGGAAGAATTAGACATTAATACTTCTGGTGATTTAAATATCAATGAAAATCGTGCATAA
- a CDS encoding DUF4231 domain-containing protein encodes MLLFLKLIDYLLAAVFISAAFVIYFDSSNQQYVLAGVGALAVAIFLFLLNRNSVNNARKEAQKAELAKKAELYTSLLQNSNSLENNTIVPARAKALEYCQDLINDYKNTRNWARNLYYVLQISTVILSGVTPILVLVDKLEAGQAWLKWLPVICPALASIVASIVTSFPFQKNAVAANTTVELLEAEQEKFILGITPAYRCYDVAGEAEQQQRVSQAVELFISQVNNIHLQQVQQAEQQQEKKKEEVSAEGTKEESGSSDKPKTEQAA; translated from the coding sequence ATGCTCTTGTTCTTAAAGCTGATTGATTATCTATTAGCAGCTGTTTTTATCAGTGCGGCTTTTGTCATTTATTTCGATTCTAGCAATCAACAATATGTACTAGCTGGAGTTGGAGCTTTAGCTGTTGCAATTTTTTTGTTTCTCCTCAACAGAAACTCAGTTAATAATGCTAGGAAAGAAGCTCAAAAAGCCGAACTAGCAAAAAAAGCTGAACTATACACCTCGTTATTACAGAATAGTAATTCCTTGGAAAACAATACCATCGTTCCTGCCAGAGCCAAAGCTTTAGAGTATTGCCAAGATTTAATCAATGATTACAAAAACACTAGAAATTGGGCAAGAAATCTTTACTATGTCTTGCAAATTTCCACTGTTATTTTGTCTGGTGTCACCCCAATTTTAGTGTTGGTAGATAAACTAGAAGCAGGACAAGCTTGGCTGAAGTGGTTACCTGTAATTTGTCCTGCGCTGGCTTCCATTGTTGCTAGTATTGTCACCTCTTTCCCTTTTCAAAAAAATGCTGTTGCTGCTAACACAACTGTTGAATTGTTAGAAGCAGAACAAGAAAAATTTATCTTGGGAATTACACCAGCTTACCGTTGTTATGATGTTGCTGGAGAAGCAGAACAACAACAAAGAGTAAGTCAAGCAGTGGAATTATTTATTAGCCAAGTAAATAATATTCACCTGCAACAAGTTCAACAAGCAGAACAACAACAGGAGAAGAAGAAAGAAGAAGTCTCCGCTGAAGGAACTAAGGAAGAATCTGGTTCTTCTGATAAACCAAAAACTGAACAAGCTGCTTAA